A region from the Clostridia bacterium genome encodes:
- a CDS encoding DoxX family protein, translating into MKKFLLWLTHPPTDGPKSTLLLRLMAGGVFLWEGILKFVYVNQGVGRFTKLGIPFPHFTATTIGYLEIVGGLLLLTGLMTRLIAIPFVVEMIVAILSTKISLYLGTSPLPLPPVPPQVGFWAVLHEIRSEYAQLLTVAFLLGNGPGKWSLDAVLLRKWRKGGVLERVQSERSLDLSAATSH; encoded by the coding sequence ATGAAAAAGTTTCTTTTGTGGCTCACACATCCTCCAACTGACGGTCCCAAATCCACACTACTGCTGAGACTTATGGCAGGAGGAGTGTTTCTCTGGGAAGGGATTTTGAAGTTTGTATATGTGAACCAGGGCGTTGGCCGGTTTACAAAACTTGGGATTCCGTTTCCGCATTTCACGGCCACCACCATCGGATACCTTGAGATCGTTGGAGGGCTGCTGTTGCTTACCGGCCTGATGACGAGGCTGATTGCGATCCCGTTTGTTGTCGAGATGATTGTGGCGATACTTTCGACGAAGATTTCGTTGTATCTGGGAACGTCGCCGTTGCCATTGCCGCCGGTGCCTCCACAGGTCGGTTTCTGGGCTGTGCTGCACGAAATCCGATCCGAGTACGCGCAGCTTCTGACGGTTGCTTTTCTGTTAGGGAATGGGCCCGGAAAGTGGTCGCTGGATGCGGTGCTGCTCCGCAAATGGAGAAAGGGCGGCGTCTTGGAACGCGTCCAGTCGGAGAGGTCGCTGGACTTGTCGGCTGCCACCAGCCACTGA
- a CDS encoding dihydrofolate reductase family protein has protein sequence MKSSVFIATSVDGFIARQDGALDWLPANGGEPHGYEEFIATVDCIVIGRNTFETVLTFDAWPYGKKPVVVLSTTMSKLKMPEGAVCDVMAGTPHEIVARLAQRGFNHLYVDGGVTIQGFLKAGLIQHLIITRIPLLLGSGIPLFGPLPHDIRMQHVATRSYPSGMVQSEYMIAPELSTA, from the coding sequence ATGAAGTCATCGGTATTCATTGCAACGAGCGTCGACGGTTTCATCGCGCGGCAGGACGGTGCGCTGGATTGGCTGCCAGCCAACGGCGGCGAACCTCACGGATACGAGGAGTTCATCGCCACGGTGGATTGTATTGTGATCGGCCGCAATACGTTTGAGACGGTGTTGACATTCGATGCCTGGCCGTACGGCAAGAAGCCGGTGGTAGTGCTCAGCACGACGATGTCAAAGTTGAAAATGCCTGAGGGCGCCGTGTGCGATGTGATGGCCGGCACGCCACACGAGATCGTGGCTCGGCTCGCGCAACGTGGTTTCAACCATCTCTACGTCGATGGCGGAGTGACTATTCAAGGCTTCTTAAAGGCAGGACTCATCCAGCACTTAATCATCACGCGAATACCGTTGCTCCTCGGAAGCGGGATTCCCTTGTTCGGACCTCTGCCGCACGACATACGAATGCAACACGTGGCCACGCGATCCTATCCGAGCGGCATGGTACAGAGCGAATACATGATCGCACCGGAGCTGTCCACCGCGTAA
- a CDS encoding MBL fold metallo-hydrolase: protein MKSLKRLLIWATGAIAAFGVAAIFIFRMPIFGGSFEEARWERMRHSPQFHENRFENTPPQKSEMEFLKTLQDYSKGQVRKPQFVVPVVKLTTSQFAEEIEPGLRAYWFGHSTTLIEIDGIRVMTDPVFSEYASPFQGVGPKRLHPVPLALEQMPRVDAVVISHDHFDHLDMEATKHFAARGTHFYVPLGVGAHLARWSVPAQQIHEMDWWDSAEIKGVQVNCTPARHYSGRKRMDNSTLWSAWLVRGPHSSFYFSGDTGYSHHFSETRKRLGAVDLSVLKVGAYGSTWLDIQMDPESAIRAHQDLGGKVFLPVHWATFNLSYHAWDEPIVRTVAAARKAGVQIVTPAPGEKVELGKPFVNREWFLQH from the coding sequence ATGAAAAGCCTGAAGAGACTCTTGATCTGGGCAACTGGAGCAATTGCTGCTTTTGGTGTAGCCGCGATCTTCATATTCCGCATGCCGATATTCGGGGGAAGCTTCGAAGAGGCGCGCTGGGAGAGAATGCGCCATTCGCCACAGTTCCACGAAAACCGGTTCGAGAATACGCCTCCCCAGAAAAGTGAGATGGAGTTTCTGAAGACGCTACAGGACTACTCCAAGGGGCAGGTGAGAAAGCCGCAATTTGTAGTTCCTGTCGTAAAGCTCACAACGAGTCAGTTTGCTGAAGAAATTGAGCCGGGACTTCGTGCCTACTGGTTTGGCCATTCGACTACGCTGATTGAAATCGATGGAATACGGGTTATGACAGACCCTGTGTTTTCGGAATATGCGTCTCCGTTCCAGGGAGTCGGCCCCAAGAGGCTTCATCCGGTTCCGCTCGCTCTTGAGCAGATGCCTCGAGTGGATGCGGTCGTGATCTCGCACGATCATTTCGATCATCTCGATATGGAGGCGACGAAGCACTTTGCCGCCCGAGGCACACACTTCTACGTTCCTCTTGGAGTTGGCGCGCATCTGGCGCGTTGGAGCGTACCCGCACAGCAAATTCACGAGATGGATTGGTGGGACTCTGCTGAGATCAAGGGTGTTCAAGTGAACTGCACCCCTGCTCGCCATTATTCGGGACGAAAGCGGATGGATAACTCGACACTTTGGTCAGCATGGTTGGTCCGAGGGCCGCATTCCTCGTTCTACTTTAGTGGTGACACAGGTTATTCCCATCACTTCAGCGAAACTCGTAAGCGGTTGGGTGCCGTCGACCTCTCTGTGTTGAAAGTCGGAGCCTATGGAAGTACCTGGCTCGACATCCAAATGGACCCCGAGTCCGCAATTCGAGCGCATCAAGACCTTGGAGGAAAAGTGTTTCTTCCCGTGCACTGGGCGACATTCAACCTGAGCTACCATGCGTGGGATGAGCCGATCGTTCGCACCGTGGCGGCAGCCAGAAAAGCCGGCGTGCAGATTGTGACTCCAGCGCCGGGAGAGAAGGTCGAGCTTGGAAAGCCCTTTGTAAATCGGGAATGGTTCTTGCAACATTAG
- a CDS encoding alkaline phosphatase family protein: MFRMLRFCLILAVASVVVLSCGCGSSGSASSSNDNAGGGSGNPQLPGVSITADKMTSTAGDLVTLNWSTTNAKSLTITPPVSEDALDLTGTIQVAPLSTTTYTATATNSDGSKQAAVTISVTPAKPTITFTASPESINAGQTSELSWSAQNATSITIDNNVGTFTTASGSAKVTPSSTTTYTATVTGAGGSAAATATVTVAAVGQLGITLAANPVNVSSGRSSTLEWTSQNAVSVSITDLGSVNLNGSAPVTPSTTKTYTATATDVNGTTKTATATVTVLGGSAGLSTLKHIIFYMQENRSFDNYFGMLGQYRQSKGLPADADGIDVNKVLTDYYGHEVKPFHTPTTCIEVTSPGWNESHFFAHRKSNGTFGMDFWMMQQEDSQHSTVDPHYTRSLGYYDQSDIPYYYELATQFATSDRWFASLMGPTIPNRMYLFTGTSFGFTRPDSSSKHPPYTQKTLFQALNEAGVTWRYYYQSGDVYLAQFDIWNDPASQGRVRNISEYFRILSDPKADQLLPQVVFLEQAAGWQLNEHPDNKWGLQPGVFNTKKMIDALMASAAWPTWAFILTYDEGGGLYEHVAPFAVPAPDGTPPNLLSTDIGQWDMFTDSGFRTPVIVVSPWAKKNFVSHTPRTTASILKLIETRFNVPPLTARDAAADDMSEFFDFANPSWMTPPPMPEQPWWCNASDANDATCKTLVQVLGPPTAPASTCDLSHKTEVSPGHPVGP; the protein is encoded by the coding sequence ATGTTCCGGATGCTCCGCTTCTGCTTAATCTTGGCTGTCGCCTCTGTGGTTGTCCTCTCGTGCGGTTGCGGCTCGTCCGGCAGCGCATCCAGTTCCAACGACAACGCTGGCGGTGGCAGCGGGAATCCGCAACTTCCGGGCGTAAGCATCACGGCCGACAAGATGACATCAACGGCCGGAGACCTGGTCACGCTGAACTGGAGCACAACAAACGCGAAGTCATTGACGATCACGCCTCCGGTGAGTGAGGACGCGCTGGACTTGACAGGGACGATCCAGGTCGCTCCGCTCTCGACTACGACGTACACCGCAACTGCGACGAACTCTGATGGTTCGAAGCAGGCGGCTGTGACAATCAGTGTGACTCCCGCGAAGCCGACCATCACCTTCACTGCGTCGCCCGAATCGATCAACGCCGGACAGACTTCGGAACTATCGTGGTCCGCGCAGAATGCAACTTCCATAACGATTGATAACAACGTGGGCACGTTCACGACGGCCAGCGGCTCCGCGAAGGTCACTCCATCATCAACGACAACCTACACGGCGACTGTGACTGGCGCAGGCGGAAGCGCCGCGGCAACCGCGACCGTGACAGTCGCAGCCGTCGGCCAGTTGGGAATTACGCTGGCCGCGAATCCGGTCAACGTGAGCAGCGGCCGTTCGAGCACGTTGGAATGGACATCGCAGAACGCGGTCAGCGTTTCTATTACGGATCTCGGCTCGGTGAATCTGAATGGTTCAGCACCCGTGACGCCCTCGACTACGAAGACCTATACGGCCACGGCAACAGATGTGAACGGAACGACAAAGACTGCGACGGCAACCGTCACGGTGCTTGGAGGTAGTGCGGGACTGAGTACGCTGAAGCACATCATTTTCTACATGCAGGAGAACCGGTCGTTCGATAACTACTTCGGCATGCTCGGGCAATACAGGCAGAGCAAGGGCCTGCCGGCTGATGCCGATGGCATCGATGTCAACAAGGTACTCACCGACTACTACGGTCACGAGGTGAAGCCCTTTCACACGCCGACAACCTGCATCGAGGTGACGAGTCCGGGGTGGAACGAGAGTCACTTTTTCGCGCACCGCAAGTCGAATGGCACATTCGGGATGGACTTCTGGATGATGCAGCAGGAGGACTCGCAGCACTCGACGGTGGACCCGCATTACACGCGCTCGCTGGGGTACTATGACCAGAGCGACATTCCGTACTACTACGAACTGGCAACGCAGTTCGCAACCAGTGACCGGTGGTTCGCGTCGCTGATGGGCCCGACGATACCGAACCGCATGTATCTGTTTACCGGGACCTCGTTCGGGTTTACGCGCCCGGACTCCAGTTCGAAGCATCCGCCGTACACGCAGAAAACTCTATTCCAGGCGCTGAACGAAGCAGGTGTGACGTGGCGTTACTACTACCAGAGCGGCGACGTGTACCTGGCGCAGTTTGACATCTGGAACGACCCGGCTTCGCAGGGGCGCGTGCGCAACATTTCGGAGTATTTCAGAATCCTGTCGGATCCAAAGGCAGACCAATTGCTGCCGCAAGTCGTGTTCCTGGAGCAGGCGGCGGGCTGGCAACTGAACGAGCATCCTGATAACAAGTGGGGATTGCAACCGGGAGTATTCAATACCAAGAAGATGATCGATGCGCTGATGGCAAGCGCTGCCTGGCCAACGTGGGCATTCATATTGACCTACGACGAGGGCGGCGGCCTGTACGAACACGTAGCGCCGTTCGCCGTTCCTGCACCGGACGGCACGCCGCCGAATCTGCTGTCTACGGATATTGGACAGTGGGACATGTTCACGGACTCCGGGTTCCGCACGCCGGTGATCGTGGTGTCGCCGTGGGCAAAGAAGAACTTCGTTTCACATACTCCGCGGACCACTGCGTCCATCTTGAAGCTGATCGAGACGCGGTTCAACGTGCCGCCGCTAACCGCGAGAGACGCGGCCGCAGACGACATGTCGGAGTTTTTCGATTTTGCAAATCCATCGTGGATGACGCCCCCGCCAATGCCGGAGCAGCCTTGGTGGTGCAACGCCTCGGACGCAAACGATGCCACCTGCAAGACTCTGGTGCAAGTGTTGGGACCGCCGACAGCGCCAGCTTCAACCTGCGACCTATCCCATAAAACGGAAGTGTCGCCGGGACACCCCGTAGGTCCGTAG
- a CDS encoding zf-HC2 domain-containing protein: MTCDLWQDKLDAYVDNDASQEELASLEAHLRTCPSCAADALGRLQMKRMTQAAAAARYSPSPQFRLRLEQSIGANRKPVWAFTWMRLVAVAIPLVLIVASVALWMRYSAREQTLAELLDVHVATTASANPVDVISTDRHTVKPWFQGKLPFTFNLPELQNSSFKLVGGRVMYLKHSAGAQLLFELRNHQLSVFVFQDQAGMIPLPTGATATREMAFNLETWSEGGLRYVVVGDASPADIHELSELLRVAGRSG, translated from the coding sequence ATGACCTGCGATCTGTGGCAGGACAAGCTGGACGCTTACGTGGACAACGATGCGTCGCAAGAGGAACTGGCGAGCCTGGAGGCCCATCTGCGAACGTGTCCGTCGTGCGCTGCAGACGCGCTCGGTCGCCTGCAGATGAAGCGCATGACGCAAGCTGCCGCAGCTGCGCGATACTCCCCATCGCCGCAGTTCCGGCTGCGCCTTGAACAGAGTATCGGGGCGAATCGCAAGCCGGTCTGGGCGTTCACGTGGATGCGGCTGGTCGCGGTCGCCATTCCGCTCGTGCTGATCGTTGCCTCAGTGGCTCTGTGGATGCGGTATTCAGCTCGCGAGCAGACTCTCGCAGAGCTGCTCGATGTGCACGTCGCCACCACGGCGAGCGCGAATCCCGTCGACGTGATTTCAACCGATCGGCACACCGTGAAGCCATGGTTCCAGGGCAAGCTCCCATTCACTTTCAACCTTCCCGAACTGCAGAATTCTTCGTTCAAGCTGGTTGGCGGAAGAGTTATGTACTTGAAGCACAGTGCGGGTGCCCAGTTGCTGTTCGAACTTCGCAATCACCAGCTATCGGTATTTGTCTTTCAGGACCAGGCGGGAATGATTCCGCTGCCGACGGGCGCAACCGCTACTCGCGAAATGGCCTTCAACCTGGAAACATGGAGCGAAGGTGGATTGCGTTACGTTGTGGTAGGCGACGCCAGTCCAGCCGATATCCACGAACTCAGCGAGTTGCTGCGGGTCGCCGGGCGTTCCGGATGA
- a CDS encoding cyclase family protein, producing the protein MKKLSKLVTTVVALVFCTVISLSAQQQGSHPLATVIDPSKLVDLTYPFNAQTIYWPNASAFEWRPEHWGPREDGRWYAAGHYAASEHGGTHMDAPIHFSQGRHTVDEIPVSHLIAPAVVIDISKQCRVNRDYLLTPRDVEDWERFHGRVPKGSIALVRTGWGKFWPNKKQYMGTDTKGDVANLHFPGIGVEAAKLLASRGIVAVGIDTASMDYGQSKDFATHAVINGANLYGLENVANLDHVPATGALLIALPMKIGGGSGAPTRIVAVLPLR; encoded by the coding sequence ATGAAGAAATTATCTAAGCTCGTGACGACGGTAGTAGCTCTGGTGTTCTGCACTGTTATCTCCCTGTCTGCGCAACAGCAGGGCTCTCACCCATTGGCAACGGTAATCGACCCATCCAAGCTGGTCGATCTTACGTATCCCTTCAATGCACAAACTATCTACTGGCCGAACGCTAGTGCATTTGAGTGGAGGCCGGAGCATTGGGGTCCGCGTGAGGACGGCCGCTGGTACGCGGCAGGGCACTATGCCGCGAGCGAACATGGCGGCACTCACATGGATGCTCCGATTCACTTTTCGCAGGGAAGACACACAGTGGATGAGATTCCGGTTTCGCATTTGATAGCGCCGGCAGTGGTGATCGACATCAGCAAGCAATGCAGAGTGAATCGTGACTACCTTTTAACACCACGCGATGTCGAGGATTGGGAGAGGTTTCATGGCCGTGTCCCGAAAGGTTCGATCGCGTTGGTGCGCACAGGATGGGGAAAGTTCTGGCCGAACAAAAAACAGTACATGGGCACGGACACAAAGGGTGATGTGGCCAACCTGCATTTTCCCGGAATCGGGGTGGAAGCAGCCAAGCTGCTCGCTTCACGTGGAATTGTCGCGGTTGGCATTGATACCGCAAGCATGGATTACGGACAGTCGAAGGACTTCGCCACTCACGCGGTTATCAACGGCGCGAATCTCTATGGCCTGGAAAACGTTGCCAACTTGGATCACGTACCAGCTACTGGCGCACTATTGATTGCTTTGCCGATGAAGATCGGGGGCGGCTCCGGCGCACCGACGAGAATCGTGGCAGTGCTTCCGTTGCGTTGA
- a CDS encoding MerR family transcriptional regulator: protein MSTAKKRRVKSQADEITVPDKLYFRIGEVAKLSRLPAYVLRFWETEFPQLKPSKGSTGQRMYRRRDVENVLVIKKLLYEEGYTIAGAREKLKADVRITRSQPVLPFPKKAPAESLKRVRHGLKEILEILTTRR from the coding sequence ATGAGCACTGCAAAGAAAAGGCGTGTGAAGAGCCAGGCGGATGAAATCACCGTCCCTGACAAGCTCTACTTCCGCATCGGCGAGGTTGCAAAACTCAGCCGGTTGCCTGCTTACGTCCTTCGCTTCTGGGAGACCGAGTTCCCGCAGTTGAAACCATCCAAGGGCAGCACCGGCCAGCGTATGTACCGCCGACGCGATGTCGAGAATGTCCTGGTAATCAAAAAGCTTTTGTACGAAGAGGGCTACACAATCGCTGGCGCGCGAGAGAAACTGAAGGCAGACGTTCGAATCACCAGGTCTCAGCCGGTTCTGCCGTTCCCCAAGAAGGCGCCAGCCGAGAGCCTCAAACGCGTCCGTCACGGATTGAAAGAGATTCTGGAAATCCTGACTACACGCCGTTGA
- a CDS encoding FAD-binding oxidoreductase produces MPGQSLDQLKSSFRGELVQPTDAAYESARKVYNGMIDKRPRLIAYCVDVADVIAAVRFGAGNAMLTAIRGGGHNGAGLGICDDGLVIDLSRMKGIRVDPEDRTVRVEAGCVWGDVDHATHVFGMATPSGFISTTGVAGLTLGGGIGYLTRRYGLTIDNLLAVDMVLADGSFVTASSEENPDLFWAVRGGGGNFGVVTSFKFRLHPVNIVQFGPTFWPLAEAANVLSAYQDFIKNAPEYVSGFFAFLVVPPAPMFPEHLHNKNVCGIVWCCTGSAEQTEQALKPMRSLGHPLFDHVGAVPFPAAQSLFDPLFVPGLQWYWRADNFTELSKEAIARHVEHGSQIPTMLSTMHLYPVNGAPQGVGKNETAYSFREALFSEVIVGVDPDPANAQKITSWCKEYWDALHPFSAGGAYVNFMMDEGQDRVQATYRDNYQRLAEIKKKYDPKNFFRVNQNIRPAEELSVGNLVA; encoded by the coding sequence ATGCCTGGACAATCGTTAGATCAGTTGAAGAGTTCTTTCCGGGGGGAGCTTGTTCAACCGACAGATGCCGCCTATGAGTCCGCTCGCAAAGTCTACAACGGGATGATTGACAAGCGCCCGCGTCTCATTGCGTACTGCGTGGATGTTGCCGACGTCATAGCGGCGGTACGGTTTGGTGCGGGCAATGCGATGTTGACCGCGATTCGTGGTGGCGGACACAACGGTGCGGGCCTAGGAATTTGTGACGACGGTCTGGTTATCGATCTTTCACGAATGAAGGGCATTCGCGTGGACCCCGAGGACAGAACCGTCCGCGTTGAGGCAGGGTGCGTTTGGGGCGACGTCGATCATGCAACACATGTTTTCGGCATGGCTACGCCCAGCGGATTCATTTCGACCACCGGGGTGGCCGGGCTCACCTTGGGCGGAGGGATCGGATATCTCACCCGCAGATATGGCCTGACGATCGACAATCTGCTCGCGGTGGACATGGTTTTGGCCGATGGGAGCTTTGTGACGGCGAGTAGCGAGGAGAACCCCGATTTGTTCTGGGCCGTACGCGGCGGTGGAGGAAACTTCGGCGTGGTCACTTCCTTCAAGTTTCGGCTGCACCCGGTCAACATCGTCCAGTTCGGCCCGACGTTCTGGCCGCTCGCCGAGGCCGCGAATGTACTCAGCGCCTATCAAGACTTCATCAAGAACGCTCCCGAGTACGTGAGCGGCTTCTTTGCTTTTCTTGTCGTCCCGCCCGCTCCAATGTTCCCTGAGCATCTCCACAACAAGAACGTGTGCGGCATCGTTTGGTGTTGCACTGGCTCTGCCGAACAGACGGAGCAAGCCCTGAAGCCGATGCGGTCGCTCGGCCACCCGCTTTTCGACCACGTAGGGGCTGTGCCATTTCCGGCCGCGCAAAGTTTGTTTGATCCACTGTTCGTTCCCGGCCTGCAATGGTATTGGCGGGCTGACAACTTCACGGAATTGAGCAAAGAGGCGATCGCCCGGCATGTCGAGCACGGATCTCAGATCCCGACCATGCTCTCAACGATGCATCTTTACCCGGTCAATGGCGCGCCACAAGGCGTCGGCAAGAACGAGACGGCATACAGTTTTCGTGAAGCGCTGTTCTCCGAGGTAATCGTGGGCGTGGACCCTGATCCCGCGAACGCTCAGAAAATCACTTCGTGGTGCAAAGAGTATTGGGACGCTCTGCATCCGTTCTCGGCGGGTGGCGCGTACGTAAACTTCATGATGGATGAGGGCCAGGATCGCGTTCAAGCCACATATCGCGATAACTATCAGCGTCTGGCCGAAATCAAGAAGAAGTATGACCCCAAGAACTTTTTCCGGGTAAATCAGAACATTCGACCGGCCGAGGAACTCTCAGTCGGCAACTTAGTCGCTTAG
- a CDS encoding sigma-70 family RNA polymerase sigma factor → MADRAGDFGSFEELAMPLFAKLYNFAHWLTQDRAAAEDLVQETYMKALQGFSSFRQGTNCRAWMYRILRNTFLTTQVGLKASAFVSFDNEDDKPTEPAAADTPESVLLARVELETIQNALALLPVKFREIILLSDLEEMSYQEIGETLGIPTGTVMSRLSRARKAMRELLAAKLREGSR, encoded by the coding sequence GTGGCTGATCGTGCTGGTGATTTCGGGTCGTTCGAAGAACTGGCGATGCCGCTCTTCGCCAAGCTCTACAACTTTGCCCACTGGCTCACCCAGGACCGCGCCGCAGCGGAGGATCTTGTGCAGGAAACGTATATGAAGGCGCTGCAAGGTTTTTCTTCCTTCCGGCAGGGAACGAACTGCCGCGCTTGGATGTACAGGATTTTGCGGAATACTTTCCTGACGACGCAGGTGGGGCTGAAGGCCAGCGCCTTCGTCTCCTTCGATAACGAAGACGACAAGCCGACCGAACCAGCGGCTGCCGACACTCCAGAATCGGTTCTGCTCGCGCGGGTGGAATTGGAGACCATCCAGAACGCTCTGGCGCTGTTGCCGGTGAAGTTTCGCGAGATCATTCTTTTGTCTGATCTGGAGGAGATGAGCTACCAGGAAATCGGCGAGACGCTCGGGATTCCCACGGGTACGGTGATGTCGCGCCTTTCTCGCGCGCGAAAAGCCATGCGCGAATTGCTGGCGGCCAAATTACGGGAGGGTTCGCGATGA